Genomic DNA from Equus asinus isolate D_3611 breed Donkey chromosome 10, EquAss-T2T_v2, whole genome shotgun sequence:
AGCAAATACAAGAAACAAATATTCAAGTACATACAATTTTAACAGTTAAAAGCATACAGTTGATGATTATAAAATCACTTATAACATAGTCTGTCCTCTAGAATCAACACATGGACGAGGCAGGTTCGCCTACCGCCCCATCTCACAGTCAAGCGCAGTGACAGTCTGACCTGACAGGCCTCACATGACCACTTCACAACGCCACCTTCACGTGAAGACTCCAGCGTAAACACATAGCACCCTGAACTGCCACACTACCACCTACTGCAGAGACGTACTCTTCTCTCAAACGGTCGAGCCACTGAGAAACCCACAGGCTTCACAGTCACCCTTGCTTGTCACCTGCCAAGGGTATCAATACCGAAAGTAATGGAGGATTCAAAGAACCCTTTTCTGTTTCTACACATTATTATGCCCATTAATCCTccaaatttcctttcctttctttctattcttgCCATCACCGATCTAAGCCTGATCCATAGCACCCTACAGAATTCCTGCGTCTCTTATCTCACCTACCGTCCTTCCAATTCATCTTACATCTAGCTAAGCCATCCATTTTTCTCAAACATGTTGCTTACTAGTCCCCAAACCTTAAACAACTCCCCACTGGCTCAACACGCAAGTCCAAAAGCTTCAGCTTTGTCTTTAACGCCCTCCACAATCTGAGACCCAGCTCCCTTCCAGTGAGGATGGTCTATTCTTGTTCCCCAAACATGTCCTCTGATCCCTAACGTAGTGATGCACAGAGGCCCTGTACCCATCAAAATCTTGACCAactttcaaaagtttttttttttttttgctgaggaagattcgccctcaaacatctgtgccaactttcctcttttttggaTGGGGgttgccaccgcagcatggctgacgagtggtgtaagcccacacccgggatctggatCCCAAACCtagggccgctgaagtggagcatgcagaacttaacaactatgccacagggctggccctcaaagCAGTTCAAATGTACACgttctgtgaagccttccctgctTGCCCATCTGGCAGGTAACAAAAGACACAAAATTCACTAGTCTGTGAAAACACTGGTAATCCTTAAAATACACTTGGATTGATATGTCTGTATaaggacatttttaaagaataataattgtAGGGAGGTGGTTCTTAACCAGGggcaattttgtcccccaggaGACATCTCTGGTTGTCACTACTGGGGAGGGAGCTGCTACTGGCAgggagtgggcagaggccagggatgctgctaaacatcctacacaGGAcaggccccacaacaaagaaggacctggcccaaacgtcaatagtgccaaggctgAAAAGCCCTGCTGTAGACCGCCGGCTCTGGAGGGAGACAGACGGGGCTTCAGTCATGGCCCTGGGACTTTAAGCAATTGCTTAACAGTTCTGGGGCCAAGTTTCCAATACAGTGAAATAACATCTAACTCTGAgtgtgaggattacatgaaatAATGCAACGAGAGCGATTAAAACAGTGGCTCATGCAAAGTAACCAGCAGCTTCCACTGCACTATTATGCTGGATGTGTGTGTTGCATGTTACTTTCTCTGCTGGTCCCTTTAAGTGAAAAACAGAACTGAATATGTAATACACGTggactgagcacctaccatggtTCAAGCACTGTGTGGCCACCCCTTACATTACCCACCTTTAATTTTCATCCTCAGCTTGACAGAGGTGTATTACCCCTGCTGAAAaaggaggttcagagaggttgtgTAACTTGTTCTCAGTGAAACAAACAGTCTCAGGGAGAACTctactgtttcttcatttgtttaagtAAAACCCCAAGACACTAAGCCAACAGGGACACCTCAGACCTGGTGACAATCCACACCAATATGGTGGATTCTTCCACTTTATAACAAACCCTAAAGAAGTCAGTGCCCTCTCGAAGTGCCCCTTCCTGTTTCCTGTCAGCATGTGCTCAGCAGACCCCTCCTTACCTGGACACCTGCAATGCTGCATTTAACACCCCTGGTCTGCCTGATTTCCTTCAGTCTACCCTACAGGCCACTACTTAAGGTCTAGCTCCACTTAAATCCTGATTCTGGGCAAACCCCCTCAATGGCTCCCCTCCTACCCATGGGAGAACATCTCGATCGTGGGACATGCGCAGGCTTCCACTTTTGGGAAGTATCCTGACTTAAAGTAGACTGTGCTCCAtcaaaaccctaaccctaaccctttcGCGCCCAGGTCCTTGCTTTTACTGTTCCTCCCTGTAGAACGCCAGGTCTCTCCCACTCAAAACATTATTCCATCCCCGATCAAAAGCGCGTCTCCATCCAACTAGAGAGGGTCTGAAGGACACTCTCCAACTTTTATCTGCATCCTGTCCCGTAACTGTGATTCTGATCACGCAGTGCCTTGCATTACGGTTACTGATGTGCATTTCTCGCTCTTGCGGTACTATTTTCTTCCTTAAGGAtgcacactttttatttttatgacacGGCATCCAGGAATACGCCACGCATAAAGGTACTCAAAGATAAGATACTCGGTAAACGACTAAGCTTTCAGGAGGTGACAAAGAAAATGAACCTCCATTACTTTTAGGGCTGCTGCAGGTAGACTAACGGAGGATTAAGAAGCAGAGTCTCCACCGGCCAGGTGACCTGGGACCACCTTCTCCGCATCTTGCCCATGACAACACTGACTGCTGGACTGCAGAAACGAGGACGGCCGGGGGTTCCCCGCCTAGGAACTGAAGCCGCCCCATCCGACTCAGAAGGGTGCTAGCGGCTCCACCCCACCGCCAAATTGGGACTAAAAGCATATATGTCGGCCTCCCCGAGCCCAAGGAGCGGGGAACGCGAGCGGGGACGCGCGGGCCCTTCTGGCCTTCCCGGGAGCACATGGCAGAACCGCTCCCAGGCCTGCGCAGGCGCAGAGCCACTGGGTTCGGCCACCTCCCCTCATCTCAGCGCCACTGTGTCCCGGTCCCGTTACCTTGAGGGCCTCAAGTCCCATAAGACGAGACTTGCGGTCCTGGTCCTTGATGATGAGGAAGGGGCGCCCATATTCATCGAAGGCGAGAGTCCCAACAGACGCCATGGTACAGCAACAAACACTACTTATCCGCAACCGGCGAAGACCACTCCGGAAGCAAGAAGACACTTTACTCTCGCGGGAGGGACCAACCGCTCGCGCATGCGCAGCACAGGCTGCGTGAGACTTATTTTTCACTTGAGACTAGTTTAACGCCAGACCGTACCTTCTGGAATCAGCAGCCTTCGGAAACTTCTATCTAGGAAGCTGCGGGGGGAAGTGCGAAGACACGGACGGGAACTTTAGAACCCACAAACCAGGAGTAGCTCGAATTCAGTCATTTCTTAAAGCTGTATAATTGAGGGTTTCTGGATAGTGGGTCCCACCGAGGAACTCATTTACCGAGAGCatcattttctccctccttcccgcTCCGGCTCCGGGAATATGGTAGAATCCACTTCCGGATtcctcctaccccccccccccccccccgccggaACTCTCGCGATGGAGCGAGGCGGAGGTGAGGCCGGCTGCGTACGGCGGGCTCTGCGGCCCTGGGCGCGGCGTGGGGCTCGCGCTCGGCCGGCGTCCTGCCGTCCGGCCCGTCTGTGTCGGGGgcgggcgggagtgggaggtgcTGGCCGCTGCCCTGGCTCGGAGACCGTTGTTCGGGGCTCCGGCCGCCGCGCCCTCCGCCCCGCGGGGCTCCCGGTTGTCCAGTCTGCGGGTGGTGGCGCGGTGCGTTCGCTGGGACTTAGGGGTCCCGGACCTGGGAGCTGTTCTGAGGGCCTTGGGGTGAACGACTCAGTTCTGGGCACGATCTTAAGAGGTACGGGTGCTGGAGGCCCACTGTCTGGGTTGGAATCCTtgctgccacttactagctggctCTTCGGGAGGTGACATAACCTCTTGGTGGTGCAGTTTGCTTGTGTGCAAAAATGGTAGTTGTAACAATAGTATCGACCTCACATATCTGCCGTACGGATTCGGGAAGAACAGTGCCGGGCTCTTAGCAAGCTCGAAGTGTTTGCTGAAGAAATCTTCCTTTGGCGCAGATGGTccagtaatttgcccaaggataTGCAGCCAGCCAATAAGAAGGAAAATTGCACAGCCTCGCCTAAGGGCCCCAGTCTGAAGCTCGGCATCGTGCTCCCTGGGAAAGCTTTTCCCGGCAACTCTTAATTAAATAGTGCCCGGTCGTCTAAAACCCTTCTTTAGAGCACTGATGATGGCCTAGTATTTTGCAGGCTTGGATTTATTATAGGTTTCCAGCCTTCCTGCACCCCAGCGACCATAGAACAAGGACTTACCCTGTAGGTACCTTCCCCGGCCTTTTTTAGATGCTCAAATGTTGAGACGAATGCATGGGTTGTAACATTTGACCCCGGCCTGAAAGTCAAGAACTGGCTTTGTCACTGGATGGTTGGTGATCATGTAACCTCTCCCGATGCTTGGCCCGCTTCCTCTCTAGACTTCGAGAGATGCTCCAAGGACATTTTACGTTTTGGAGTCAGGTCTCAATTCACTTTAGCCGGGCTATTTCAGTGTTTCCTTATTCAAAATGGCGAATTCTGCAGTCCCTTTGGCTCATTAGATTGTTGTGGAGTATAGGAAATGTCTAATGATATCCTCTACACAGTTTATTTCTTGTCAAAACCGGGGGGGGGGGAGTTTTTCATAATATCAACAGGTGCTGTATATCAAAAGGACATAAATGACATTAGACCAGTACCAGAAAGGCCTCTTAAGGgaccaaaaaatatatgtgtgcatcTGCAAGTAGACAATGAACAGCCCTTAAATGTTGTAACATTCACATATAAACCCCACTTTAAGCACATGTGGCAGGTCACAATTCCAAACAGGCCTATTCTTTCTTCCTGacctttttcctttgtcttgaacTTGGATAAGAACCCCCTGTACATTTTTGTACGTCTGTCACTGCCTCTAGCTTTAGCTGATCTAAATCTGTCACTGCAAATTGACATTTTCAACCATTCTCAGaagttagggggctggcccggtggcatagtggttaagtttgcgtgctccgcttcggcggcctggggttcacaggttcagatccccggcacTGAcgtagcactgcttgtcaagccacgctgtggccgcattccacatgaaatagaggaaggttggcacagatgttagctcagcgacaatcttcctcacaggaaaaaaaaaagtaactgagCAAGCCTGGACACAACAGAAGTTCACCTCTTTGGATCTTTTATTTTCAAGGACTGATTCCCTCCAAGAGCCCAACAAAAATAGCCAATGGCCACCACAGCTCTCCTCAAATGGAATGCTGCGATATTCGAAAGAGCATGTCTGACAGAAATCttatgtcatttatttatatcatagtAGATAGTCTTAGGAATCCAACACATTACATCCAAAGGATTAGAAATTTATAGAAATAGTCTTGActttagtttttggtttttttttttaaagattggcacctgagccatcaactgttgccaacctttttttttttttcttgctatgtctccccaaaccccacctcccttacatagttgtatatcttaattgcagatccttctagttgtggcatgtttgGTTTTAGTTTTGAATCTTTAGGGACTGGTTTTCACTGATAAAAATCCATACATTTTTTATTGAACAGAGGTAACAATATAGTCATGTAATCGGTTTACATAGTAACATCTCCAAAAGCTCATACAAATTTTTGTGAAGATGAAAGACTTGCAGGTGTAAAAACTTGAGACAGAGAATTCAGTGATTCATCAAGGGACACCCTGCTGCTGGTGTTACCtttcttaaaaacacaaatattgtAGTGACTTTGCTCAAAAAGTTTCATCCCCAGTGCCGCaagaagaaaatacacatttcGCCCGGCATCTGGGCCTCCCCTGCCTTCCTGCTGTGCCTCCCACtctgtgctctgcaggtgctttcCCCACCTTCCAGGCCTTGGTTCCAGGGCGTCCTTTTGAGAACGCCCTTTCCCAGCGCCCTCGTGGCCAGCTTGAGTTCTGTCTCTGTCCGTCAGCACCTTCCCGGGTCCATCCTTGGGATgagtctttcctcctcctcccatcttCCCAGTGTTTTGTACACATTGAGCCTTTCTCACAACCTGCCTTGTCACTGTCTCAACTGGACCCCACCGCTCATGTAAGCTGGATGGGGTCATTGGAGACCAGGAGCTCTTTATTATACCTTTTGCTGGGTAAATTGAGAGTAGATGTCTATACAGGTGAAGTAGAATTTGGATTGTCTGACTCGTGTTTGTCTCATCAACTGCCTGCTGGCTTATGCTGACTAGAGAAACTGTCCATCAACAGGCAAATGGATAAACCGAGTATAgtatatctgtacaatggaatatttgaCCATAAAAAGGAGCAATTACTGATACATGGTATAAGGTGGATGactcttaaaaacattatgctaagtgaaagaaggcagtcacAAAAAACCCACATACTATGTAATTCTGCTCATGAAAGTCCAGACTAGGGAgctctgtagagacagaaaataggttagtggttgcctgggactAGGGGTGAGGGGGAACATGAAGGGGGATGATGGCTAAAGGATTAGGGCTTTCTTCTTGAGGTAATGGCAAAGTCCTAAATTTGGctttggtgatggtttcacatatctataaataaactaaaaacctTTGAATTGTACTCATTAAATGGGcaaattgtatggtatgtaaattactTCTCAGTAGAGGTGTTAAGAATTGTTGAGCCCCACCCCATGATAGTATCGAGAATAACCGTGCAGCTAACAGGCATCACTCACTCCCTCAGGCCGGTGCTAAGGGCTTCATCTGCATTACTTACTTAACTGTCCCAGTAACTATGAGGATAGTAGTATTTCTCAGTCTTACAGGTGAGGCAACCGAGCCTTAGCCACAACTTACCGTATGTTACACAACTAGTTAGGTGCTGAGGCTGTGTTACTCAAACCCCTGACGCCTGTACTGTGCACCTGGAGCGCCTGCAGGATAAGTTTACACCAGGCGTGCCGGGCGTGCCTTGACTTTCACAAAAACAGTCAAATGCATGATTACTACTGTAGCGTGTAAGTTTCTCCATAGGATACTGGAAAGCATGAATGAAAAGGTGTTTAAAACTCTGGATTTCTCTCAAACACCATCACCGTCCCAAACTTTACTTTTAGGTGACCTCCATCCCTAGCATCAGCAGTAGACTTTTTGTTGTTTCTGGGTTGGTTTTCCACAGTTTTAAAACTCACTTCAGGGACCTCAGGCATCGAGAACAAAGCCGTACTGAGTGGGAGGTACTGGTGGTTGGTCTGCTGCCCTGGAGCAGTGACTCATTGCGGTGGGCCAGCTTTGGTGGGTCCTGTGTTCACATTTGTACCTCACCAAAGTTGTAGCGGATGACCACATTTCATGGGTATAGTAGCTGGGAATAatgactccccccccccccccaaatgtGTCCACATCCTATCCACCACTGGAACCTGGCAGTATGTTGCATGAGAGACCTTGCAGATGGGATGACGTTAAGGActgggagatggggagattatcctggcttgtctggtgggcccaatgtaatcactaggaaaggattcctttcctataaaggaaagagagaggcaggggtgTCAGAGGAGGGGTCGTGGTGgaagcagagatgggagtgatgtgGAGCTActagccaaggaatgcaggcagcctctagaagcaggAAAAGGTGAGCATCCATCCCACCcaagagcttccagaaggagcgCAGCTCTCCCAGCCCAGTTCAGAcctctgacctctagaactgtatgATAAGTGTGGGTGCTTTTAACCCACTAAGTTTCTGGTAATTtctacagcagcaacaggaaactcaTGCAATGGGCCTTTCGAACAGCTCACAGTACTGAAACTATGAACATTAATGTCTTCGAGTGACAAGAATCTGTtgtcctctctctcaccctcctttTCCCTCGGATTCCTGTGTTTTTGCTCTTAGCTTGTCAGCCAGACCATGAGCTGCTTCGGGGCAGGATGGTCACGGTCCTGTGGGGTTCAAGTGCTGGGCGCTGTTCTCAGTGCTTTACCCGTATCCACTGGTTTCATTCTCACGACAACCCAtgatccccactttacagacgaggacactgaggttcagagaggtgaagggtcACACTTCAAGGAACAGAGCTGGGGTCCTGACCTCGGCAGGCTCCAGAGGAGTCCTGTTCTTACCTGCAGTGCAGTGCTCATCATTAATCAATTTCAGAATTAATTTCAAATCAATTTCAATCTGAAAAAAACCTTGAGATCCTGTTAGGAATCCATTTTATTGGGGCaagccctatggcctagtggttaagtttggtgcactctgcttcggtggcctgggtttgcgggtttggatcccatcaagccatgctgtggtggtgacccacatacaaaataggggaagtttggcacagatgttagctcacggctaatgtTTCTCAagcataaaaagaggaagattggcaacagatgttatctcaggacaaatcttcctcagcaaaaaaaaaaaaaaaaaagaaaaatgaatacattttaaaagataaaactcaGGAAGAGGATATTTAAGGTAACGTTCATTTCTCTGTAATGAGTGATTGGAGTGTGCTTTAATCCATACTCGTGATAGCACTGAagtgattatttattttttgttctttttgggtctgctttaaaaatctctttattaCCATGatcatttaagatttttaataaaatctgagttttgtcttctctattatttcaaaattgtatttGTGCAACTGGATTATAAGTGCCTGACCAATTTTGATGTGGGGTACTTTCATCCTATTTGAAATAGGGTAGTAATTAGACATTTTCTTGCTCGTTTGTTTATGAGGCTTTGTTTTGAACCATAAAAATATGGAGTGTGGTTAGCATTCATATAAGTGGATATTGAATTCATTAAATGCCAAATCGGTTTGAGTACATTGTTTTCTAAGGATAACTCCTAGAGACACATgcacatgaaaaaaatatgttagaaaagaTTTTAGTCTTTCGTTAGTATCAAATAATTTTCTCTAAAACACTTTAATTTAGTTGATGGAATTTAGAACTCACTGTGGAATCCTACATTTGTAATTTAGATGGTATTCAGCTAAATTATCCTTCTTTAAAAGGCATGAGTTTATTCGTCAGTAGGAATTGCAGGAAACAATACTACCTTGCATTTCAGCTTTGGTGCCACGTGTCTTCTCTGCTTGCTCTTGGTCCAGGTGCGCCCCCAGAAACACTTAGAGAAGAAGGCCAGTTGGGATGTGTGCCGCCTCCAGGTCTTGAAGCCAGCCGTGTGAAGAAGAACAGTTGGGGGTTCTTATTTACCGGGATCGTTGGTGGGACGCTGGTGGCCGTGTATGCCGTGGCCACGCCCTTTATAACACCAGCCCTCCGAAGAATTTGTTTGCCTTTTGTTCCCGCAACTACAAAGCAGATCGAAAATGTTGTGAAAATGTTGCGAGGCAGAAGAGGATCCGTGGTAGACGTCGGCAGCGGTGACGGACGGATTGTGAGTTAGGTTCAGACAGTTTTAAGGTTTGGAACCAGGAACGTTAAAGTTTCTGTTTCACATTTCTTATGAGGCTTATGCAAAGACTTGCTAAGTCTGGCTGTTTAATAAAGTAGTCATTTAATTTTGTGTTTGGGTGAACTGTCAAACCCTCCAGCAtgaatttggaatttatttttctcagatttaattttttctaaaaggaGAAAGTGCTCTGCAGATATGCCAGATAAAAAGGAACAATTAATTGGTAATTATGAAATTGTCCGTTAAAAAAACTggcccagggggctggcctggtggcatagtggttaagttcgtggtcTCTGCTCTGGCACCCCAAGGTTCtcaggctcggatcctgggtgtggacctacacactgctcatcaagccgcacTAGAgcggagtcccacatacaaaacagaggcagatgggcacggatgttagctcagggacaatcttcctcatcaaacaacaacaaacaaacaaaaacccgaCTTGGGCCAATAGAGGTGGCATATCCAGAAGAAACATGTTAAATTGTGGAGTTtaactattttacatttttgcaccATAAATATTTGCTTCTATGTTTATCCATGTTTATCTATGGATAATAATTCCTGTGGGGTAATGTACAGTTAAAATAGGGAAGAACCAGTACATTAACCTCAGACTTTTAGTGACCTCAGCTCACTTCGACCCCAGCTGGGAGCCTGTAAGTAAAGACTTGGGGCCCCTGACTGGCCAACGGGTGTCCCAGAGCACGTTCCTCCCTGGGCGAGGTGGCACCATCCTTAGGCCTCCACCCCGATGATGAGCTGAAAAGTGAGGATAGGGGTAGTGAAGGCTAGTGTTCCGGAGGCCAGTAGGGCCATGACACCCTTACCAGCCCCTGCAATTTCATAATGGTGACCAGAACTATCAGGAAGAGCTTAAACAATCACTTGCTTTGTTTgtaagaaatcagaaaatgtatatatttatcagGAGGAAGTTTCTAAATCCAGGTTTGAATGCTTTACAGACCTCAATGGTATCTTTATGGTTTCTTAGAAAATGGCTTCCTTCTTAAAGGGGCGACACTATGGTTACTCGGGAAATTACTGGAGGTGTGACAGCTCCTTCAGGGGTGCTCCCTTGGAGAGTGATGGCaagacagaaggagcagagagaccCCAGGACCAGCCCTCGTCCCTCTCACCTGACGGAGGCTGGTGGCATTCTGCAGTTGATTTATAGGGGCTGGTTCCATTTTACTTTcacctgttttcaattttgaGTGAACCATCTTTAAATATTAAGGAAATATGTAATTAATTGCAGGGTCGTCTGTGACAGGTTTTTTTTATTGCGCATTACAGCTGGTTCACAAAACATCCTCTCAGGCCCATTCATTTCGCCCGCTGCTGTGCTATCACTGATGGAGACAGACGGCAGGTTTTCAGCCAGTTTTTGTCAGAACCAACAAGGATTGGCCAATCCAGAATTGACTATACAGTTGTACAAAGCAAACCTGGCTCTCAGTTCTGATACTCAGGGTGAAATCTTTGACAGAAACGAGAAAACTGAGTTTAAATGGGCTGGTGTTATCCTGTCCACAAAGCTACATAGCTCTAGAGATCCATCTTTAATGGTGTCTTGAACAAAGGAGTGTTTCTGCTTGGATGTGTTAGGATTATAGCTCATAAGTAGGCAATATTCATATAATTTGACCATGTTAGtggatgtttttcttcttcttttgaataaatacGGCCCCTTTCCACAGGTGATCGCGGCTGCAAAGGAAGGATTCGCGGCTGCTGGTTATGAATTGAACCCGTGGCTAGTCTGGTACTCCAGATACCGCGCTTGGCGAGAGGGGGTGCAGGGCTCGGCCAAGTTTTATATTTCAGACTTGTGGAAGGTATGAAGGCAGCCCATGGTCCTGGAAAAGTCCAGCCAGAAACTTTATAATTCATAAGGAGTATGACTGAAAGCTGAAGaatgtattaaaaagaaaaatacttaaaatacaaGTATATATTTCAGCATAACGAAATGTGAACACCATTTAAACTGATGAATTTAACAGATTGTGCCCCTACTTTAGAGTAGAAGCTAAGGTTTATGACATCATAGGTCATGtgaattctaagaatttatttactcaaattctcactttttatttattatgacATAATATTTATCGTTATGAAatggttattttatttcttgtgaaATTGTCTCATTTGGAATCTAACAAATTGTAATTTGGCATTAACTTGTTAATGTCATTCTTGGTAAGCAGTagacttttctctgtgtgtgtgtacatctgtgtgcatggacgtgtgttcagagagaggcagagacaacTGCAAGAGAACAGAGTCCACCGACCATGCTATCATGGTTCCCTCTGGTCTTCATAAAGTACCAGATCCTTCCAGGTTTATTTGTCCTCTAAAAAATGCCCTGTAATTTTGCTTTAGGAATGCTCCGTAAAATGTTCTTTCTTAAATAAGAATTTCCCACTGTGATACTGTCATCAGTGGCTAATGAAAATTCACTTGAGTTTTGCTTGCATTGTTTTTTATTCCATATATGCATAAATGCTCTCTCAATAGAGTAAATAAGAGTTTTATAGGGCAATAAGAATTTTGACTGGCAAAGCACTTTTCCCCCTAGTTTTTAAACTAAGGACCATTTCATTGCGTTTTTTACTTAGTATTTTAAAGGAGAAGAGGGGAACTAGAATTTTAAGGATTGTTCAACATAAAAAAACAGGTGGTTGTGAAATCCCCTGAGCTCTTGCTAAGCTGGTTTGGTGTATATGGAGTTGAGGAGAAAGTGTGTGGACCAGGGGCACAGATGGCCCAGGCCCAACTGGCTCGACCACCAGCTGGCTGGTCATTGGACGAGTCACTGGCCGTTCTGACAGATGACCCCTGGGGTGGGCCCTGTGTGGACTCTCTGTGAGGATGAGATGACATGGCTTTTGGGGAAGCATTTGGAAAACTAATGGACTGAAGTAACACCACTGAAAGCGTGAACATGGTATTCTTTTCCTTGTGAAACTTACAGAGGTCCCCTCTTTGTGAATACCTACTATTTGGCGAAGTTGAAAATTGCTACTCATTTTGAAACTAGAGTTGAGCTTgatgtttgacttttaaaatcaatCTGTGAATCGTTCCCCCCCTTCTTTAGGTTTCTTTTTCGCAGTACTCCAACGTTGTTATCTTTGGCGTGCCTCAGATGGTGAGTAcgcaccctcccctcccctgttgGTTGGTTTTGGGATGTGTGGGTTGTCCTTCAGCTCTGGCAGGCCCCTCGCTGTGGCCTTCTGGAGATCTGAGGGACCGCTGGATTTTAGTTGATTGGTTTAATGAAATACTTCAGGGCCTTGAAAGTTTAATCATAAAAGATTcagtcatattttaaaacttgtgCTTCAGATGAAAATCTCAGTTATCTACCCAAGCCCTAAAAATTCTGGTCTG
This window encodes:
- the ATPSCKMT gene encoding ATP synthase subunit C lysine N-methyltransferase isoform X2 — its product is MVESTSGFLLPPPPPPAGTLAMERGGGAPPETLREEGQLGCVPPPGLEASRVKKNSWGFLFTGIVGGTLVAVYAVATPFITPALRRICLPFVPATTKQIENVVKMLRGRRGSVVDVGSGDGRIVIAAAKEGFAAAGYELNPWLVWYSRYRAWREGVQGSAKFYISDLWKVSFSQYSNVVIFGVPQMMLQLEKKLELELKDNARVIACRFPFPHWTPDQVTGEGIDTVWAYDMSAFRGRETRP
- the ATPSCKMT gene encoding ATP synthase subunit C lysine N-methyltransferase isoform X1 is translated as MERGGGEAGCVRRALRPWARRGARARPASCRPARLCRGRAGVGGAGRCPGSETVVRGSGRRALRPAGLPVVQSAGGGAVRSLGLRGPGPGSCSEGLGVNDSVLGTILRGAPPETLREEGQLGCVPPPGLEASRVKKNSWGFLFTGIVGGTLVAVYAVATPFITPALRRICLPFVPATTKQIENVVKMLRGRRGSVVDVGSGDGRIVIAAAKEGFAAAGYELNPWLVWYSRYRAWREGVQGSAKFYISDLWKVSFSQYSNVVIFGVPQMMLQLEKKLELELKDNARVIACRFPFPHWTPDQVTGEGIDTVWAYDMSAFRGRETRP